The DNA region CTCGGGCTGATCGGCGCCCTCGGCTCCCAGCAGCTCGCCGACGAGGGCGTGCTGCTGGCCGCACTGCGCCGGTTCCTCTCCGGACCGGCCGCCACCGCCACCGGCTCCGCGCTGCCCGCCCTGCTGCTGGACGCCCCCGTCCTGCCCTGCAAGGCGAACCTGCTCACCCGGATCAACGGCATGGACGAGCTGGTCGGCCCGGTCGCGACCCAGTCCGTCTACGTCGAGATCCCCAACCCGCTGGCCGGCGCGTGACCGCGCCCGACCAGCCGCCCGGCAGCGGCAGCACGCCCACCGCCGCCGGCGCGTTCCGGCTCCGCCCGGTCCGGCTCCCCGCCGACCTCGCGCTGCTCACCCGCTGGATGAACGACCCCGAGGTCGACGCCTTCTGGGAGCTCGCCGGGCCGCCCGCCGCCACCGAACGGCACGTCCGCGCCCAGCTCGACGGCGACGGACGCAGCCTGCCCTGCCTCGGCCTGCTCGACGAGACCCCGATGAGCTACTGGGAGGTCTACCGCGCCGACCTCGACCCGATCGCCGCGCACTACCCCGCCCGGCCCCACGACACCGGCCTCCACCTGCTGCTCGGGCCCGCCGAGAGCCGCGGCCGGGGGCTGGGCGCCGTCCTGCTGGCCGCCGTGGCCGCCCGCGTGCTGCGGGAGCGCCCGCGCTGCGAGCGAGTGGTCGCCGAACCCGACGTCCGCAACCGGCGCTCCGTCCGGGCCTTCGAACGGGCCGGGTTCCGGCTCGCCGCCGAACTCGACCTGCCGGGCAAGCGCGCCGCCCTGATGGTCCGCGACCGGCTCCCGGAACCGGTCGCCGACCGCCGGGTCCCGGAGCCGGCCACCGACCGCCGGGTCCCGGAGCCCGGCCCGGCCCGGGGCCCTCGCCCCACCACCTCCGGCGGCCCGGACGGCGCCGCGTCCCGCACCCCGTCCGCTCCCGCACCCCGCCACGTCCCGCACCCCGCCTAGGACACCCCCCGACTCATGGACACCCCCGCACCCCGCCCCGGACCGTACGACCTGCTCGGCGTCGGCATCGGCCCGTTCAACCTCTCCCTCGCCGCACTCGCCGAGCCCGTGCCCGGCCTGCGCACCCTCTTCTGCGACCAGCGCCCCGAGTTCCGCTGGCACCCCGGCATGCTGGTCGACGGCGCCCGGATGCAGGTGCCGTTCCTCGCCGACCTCGTCTCGCTGGCCGACCCGACCAACCCCTGGTCCTTCCTCAACCACCTGCGCGAACAGGACCGGCTCTTCCCGTTCTACTTCACCGAGCGGTTCCAGCTGACCCGCCGCGAGTACGACCACTACTGCCGCTGGGCCGCCGAGCGCCTCGCCAACTGCCGCTTCGGCACCGAGGTCACCGCCCTGCACTGGGCCGGCGACCGGTACCGCGCCGAACTGCGGGACACCGCCACCGGAGGGCTCAGCACCGTCGAGGCCCGCCACCTGGTGCTCGGCGTCGGCACCCGGCCGGTCCGTCCCGAGGCCTTCGCCGCCCTCGACGGCCACCCCGCCGCCCTCCACTCGGCCGACTACCTCCACCGGCGCGAGGACCTGTCCGGAGCCCGGGACGTCACCGTGGTCGGCAGCGGCCAGTCCGGTGCCGAGGTCTTCCTCGACCTGCTGCGCCGCCACGACGGCGACGGCGTCCGGCTGCGCTGGCTCACCCGCACCCGGGCGCTCGCGCCGATGGAGTACTCCAAGCTCGGCCTGGAGCACTTCACCCCCGACTACACCCGGTACTTCCACGGCCTGCCCGAGGGCGTCCGGGACACGCTGGTCGAGGCCCAGTGGCAGCTGCACAAGGCGGCCTCCGCCGAGACCCTCGCCGAGATCCACGACACCCTGTACGAGCGGACCGTCGGCCGGCCGATCGGCGCCACCCCGGTCGAGATCACCCCCGGCACCGCCGTCACCGACGCCCGGACCGGCCCGTGCGGAGGGTTCGAACTCCGCTGCCGGCACACCGACTCGGGCGTCGAGCACGTGCTGCGCACCGACGCCGTGGTGCTCGCCACCGGCTACCGGGCCGCCCGCCCGGCCGCCCTGGAGCCGCTGGCCCACCTGGTCGACTGGGACGGGGCCGGGCGCTACCGGGTCGACCTCGACCACCGGGTGGCGATGCTCCCCGAGGTCACCGGCGGCCTGTACGTCCAGAACGCCGAGCTGCACACCCACGGTGTCGGCACCCCCGACCTCGGGCTCGGCGCCCACCGGGCCGCGGTGATCCTCAACGCCGTGGCCGGCCGGACCGTCCACCGGCTGCCCGCCCGCACCGCCTGGACCGGCTTCGCCCCGCCGCCGGTCGGCCCGTCGGCCGGCCCGGCCGACGGGCAGCCCTCCGCCCGGCCCGGTGATCCACCCCGCGACCGTTCCCCCGACCGTTCCCCCGACCGGGCCCCTGCCACCGACCGCACGTCCGCCGCCGACCGCACCCCCGCCGTCCCCCGACCCCAGGAGCCCACCCGTGCCGCAACCGCCGGCCGCTGAACCGCCGCTGTACCTGCCCCCGCAGCTCACCGCCGGGCACTGGCAGCGGGCCGGCCGCGCGCTGCTGGCCAAGATGCTCGGCGAGTTCGCCTACGAGGAGCTCATCGTCCCCGTGGAGACCGGCACCCCCGTGGACGCCGGCGCCCCCACGGGGACCGCCGCTCCCGCCGGTGCCGGTGCCGGTGCCGGGTCGGCGGCCGGGGCCGACTACCTGCTCAAGCTGCCCGACGCCGAGTACCGCTTCACCGCCCGCCGCGGCGCCTACGGCAGCTGGTTCGTCGACCCGGCCACCCTCCACTGCACCCGCCCCGAGGGCCTGGACCCGCTGCGGCTGCTGACCTACGCCCGGCACACCCTCGGCCTGCGCGGCGACACCACCGGCCACCTGGTCCGCGAACTCACGGCCACCCTCATCGCCGACGCCCACCTCCTCGCCACCGGGCTCACCGCCGCCGAACTCGCCGACCTCGGCCACACCGAGCTGGAGGGCCGGCAGGGCGGCCACCCGTGGATCGTCCCCAACAAGGGCCGGATCGGCTTCTCCGCCTCCGACGCCGCCCGCTGGGCCCCGGAGGCCCGCACCCCGCGGCCGCTGCCCTGGATCGCCGTCCACCGCCGCCTCGCCGAGTACCGCGGCGTCCCCGGCCTGGCCGACCCCGAGCAGCTCTACCGGCGCGAGCTGGACGACCCCGCCGCGCTGCGCGCCCCGCTCGGCCCGGACGCCGGCGACTACCTGCTGCTGCCGGTCCACCCCTGGCAGTGGGACGAGACCGTCGTCCCGCTCTTCGCCCCGTGGATCGCCTCCGGCGAGATCGTCCCGCTGGCCGGCGACGGCGACCTGCGGCTGCCCCAGCAGTCCATCCGCTCCTTCTTCAACCACACCCGGCCCGAGCGCTGCACGGTCAAACTGCCGCTCGCCATCCTGAACACCCTGGTCTGGCGCGGCCTGCCGACCGAGCGCACCCTGGCCGCGCCCGCCGTCACCGCCTGGATCCACGGTCTGCGCGACGCGGACCCGTTCCTGCGCGACGAGTGCCGGGTGGTGCTGCTCGGCGAGATCGCCTCCGTCACCGTCGACCACCCGCTCTACCGCGAGCTCCCGGAGGCGCCGTACCAGTACAAGGAGCTGCTCGGCGCGATCTGGCGCGAACCGCTCGGCCCGGCCCTGGACCCGGGCGAGCGCGGCCGCACCCTGGCCGCCCTGCTGCAGACCGGGACCGACGGCCGGGCGCTCGCCGCCGAACTGGTCGCCCGCTCCGGACTCACCCCCGCCGAGTGGACCGGCCGGCTGTTCGCCGCCATGCTGCCGCCCCTGCTGCACTTCCTCTACCGGTACGGGCTGGTGTTCTCCCCGCACGGCGAGAACGCCGTCGTCCTCTTCGACGAGCACGACGTGCCGGTCCGGCTGGCGGTCAAGGACTTCGTCGACGACGTCAACCTCAGTGACCAGGACCTGCCCGAACTGCGCGCCCTGCCCGCCGAGGTGGACGCCGTGCTGCTCCGCGAGGACCCGGCGGGACTCTGCCAGTTCCTGCACTCCGGGCTCTTCGTCGGCGTCTACCGCTACCTGGCCCCGCTGCTGGAGGCGCAGACCGGCCTGCCCGAGGAGGCGTTCTGGACGCTGCTGCGCACCGAGGTCCTCCGGTACCAGGAACGCTTCCCCGCACTGGCCGGGAGGTTCGCGCTGTTCGACCTGTTCCGGCCGCGGATCGACCGGCTCTGCCTCAACCGCAACCGACTGCTGATGGACGGCTACGCCGACCGCCCGCAGCGTCCGCACGCCGCCCGGCACGGCACCGTCCCCAACGCGCTCGTGCCCGGCGGAGCGGCGCCGCTGCCCGGGCAGCGGGACCGGATTGTCACCCCCGCCCCGTAGGCTGGGACGGTCATGACGAACGACTCCGAATCCCCGCTCCCCGCCGAGGACGCCGCAGACGCCGCGGACTCCGCGGAGGCCCCGGACACGCCCGTCGAGGCGGTCCCCAGGGCCCGCATCCCCGAGCTGCTGCACGCCGCGGTGGCCTCCGTCGGCGGCGTCGAGCGCCCCGGCCAGCTCCGGATGGCCGAGGCCGTCGCCGACGCCGTCGACCACGGCGAGCACCTGCTCGTCCAGGCCGGCACCGGCACCGGCAAGTCCCTCGCCTACCTGGTGCCGGCGCTCGCCCACGGGGACCGGGTGGTGGTCGCCACCGCCACCCTGGCCCTCCAACGCCAGCTGGTCGAACGGGACTTGCCGCGCACCGTGGAAGCACTGCACCCGGTGCTGCGGCGCCGGCCGCTGTTCGCGATGCTCAAGGGCCGCTCCAACTACCTCTGCCTGCACCGGGCCAACGAGGGCACCCCGAGCGAGGAGGGCGAGGGCCTCTTCGACCCGGTGGAGGCGATGGGCGGCCCCACCGGCAAGCTCGGCAAGGAGGTGCTCCGGCTGCGCGACTGGGCCGACGAGACCGAGACCGGCGACCGGGACGACATGAGCCCCGGCGTGTCCGACAAGGCCTGGGCCCAGCTCTCGGTGACCTCCAAGGAGTGCCTGGGCGCGACCAGGTGCGCCTACGGCCAGGAGTGCTTCGCCGAGAAGGCGCGGGAGCGCGCCAAGCTCGCGGACGTGGTGGTCACCAACCACGCGATGCTCGCCATCGACGCCATCGAGGGCGCGCCGGTGCTGCCCGAGCACGGGCTGCTGATCGTCGACGAGGCCCACGAGCTGGTCAACCGGGTCACCGGGGCGGCCACCGCCGAGCTGACCGTCGGCGCGGTGAACCGGACGGTCAAGCGGGCCGCCCGACTGGCCAACGAGAAGGCCGTCGACGCGCTCCAGGCCGCCGCCGAGAACTACCACGGCCTGATGGAGACCGCCCAGCCCGGCCGGGTCGAGGAGCTGCCCGAGTACCTCGCGTACGCGGTCACCGCGATCCGGGACGCCGCCCGGCAGGTGATCACCTCGCTCGGCGAGACCAGGGACAAGGGGCTCACCGACGAGGACGCCGTCCGCAAGCAGGCGATGGCCTCCGCCGAGACGCTGCACGAGACCGCCGACCGGCTGCTCCAGGACTCCGAGTACGACGTCGTCTGGATCGACCGCGGCGACCGCTTCGGCCTGGGCACCGCCTCGCTGCGGGTCGCCCCGCTGAGCGTCTCCGGCCTGCTGCGCGAGGGGCTGTACAAGGAGCGGTCGGTGGTGCTGACCTCCGCCACGCTCAAGCTCGGCGGGGACTTCAATGGCGTGGCCGCCTCGGTCGGCCTGTCGTCCGAGGCACGGCTGCCGGACGCGCGCACACCGGGCGACAACCCGGAGGCCGCCGGCGAGGGCTTCGGGGACGAGCCGGTGCCGCAGTGGCGGGGCATCGACGTCGGCTCGCCGTTCAAGTACCCCAAGCAGGGCATCCTGTACGTCGCCCGGCACCTGGCCGACCCGGGGCGCGACCCCGAACGGCCGGACATGCTGGACGAGCTGACCGAACTGATCGGCGCGGCCGGCGGGCGGACGCTGGGCCTGTTCTCCTCGATGCGCGGCGCCCAGACGGCCGCCGAGGCGATGCGGGAGCGGCTCGACAACCGGGTCCTGCTCCAGGGGGAGGACACCCTGGGCGAGCTGATCCGCGAGTTCGCCTCGGACGCGACCACCTGCCTGTTCGGCACGCTCTCGCTCTGGCAGGGCGTGGACGTGCCCGGCTCGGCCTGTCAGCTGGTGGTGATGGACCGGATCCCGTTCCCGCGCCCGGACGACCCGCTGATGAGCGCCCGCCAGAAGGACGTCGAACAGCGCGGCGGGAACGGCTTCATGGCCGTCGCGGCCACCCACGCGGCGCTGCTGATGGCGCAGGGCGCCGGCCGGCTGGTGCGGGCGGCGGACGACCGCGGGGTGGTGGCGGTGCTCGACCCGCGGGTGGAGACCAAGCGGTACGGGGGCTTCTTCCGCTCCTCGATGCCGGAGTTCTGGTACACCACCGACCGCAACCAGGTGCGCCGGTCGCTGGCGGCCATCGACGCCTCGGCGGAGCCGGTCCGGCCGGTGGCCAAGCGGGGCTGAGGGCCGCTCCCGGCACGGCGGGTGCCGGAGGGCGCCGATGGTGCCGATGAGGTGCGGTGGGTGCCCGGGAACGACGGAGGGGCTCCGCGCTGTCGCGTGGAGCCCCTTCCCGTACGCCCTCGTGCGGTGCCCTCCTGCCGGGGCGGGGTGGTGTGCCGTGGTGCGGTCAGAGCCGGCGGAGGACCGCCACGACCTTGCCCAGGATGGTCGCGTTGTCGCCGTTGATCGGCTCGTACGCCGGGTTGTGCGGCATCAGCCAGATCCGGCCGTCCTCGCGCTTGAGGCGCTTGACGGTGGCCTCGCCGTCGATCATCGCGGCCACGATGTCGCCGTTCTCGGCGACCGGCTGGCGGCGGACGGTGACCCAGTCGCCGTCGCAGATCGCGGCCTCGATCATCGAGTCGCCGCGCACGGTGAGCGCGAACAGCTCGCCCTCGCCGACCAGCTGGCGCGGCAGCGGGAAGACGTCCTCGACCGTCTGCTCGGCGAGGATCGGCCCGCCGGCCGCGATCCGGCCGACCAGCGGGACGTACGAGGTGGACGGGCGGCCGGCCGTCTCGGCGGTGTTCGGCCGGGCCACCTCGACGCCGCGGACCTCGTAGGCGCGCGGGCGGTGCGGGTCGCGGCGGAGGAAGCCCTTGCGCTCCAGGGCCATCAGCTGGTGGGCGACGGACGAGGTGCTGGACAGGCCGACGGCCTGGCCGATCTCCCGCATGGACGGCGGGTAGCCCCGGCGCTGGACGGAGTCCCGGATCACCTCGATCACCCGGCGCTGGCGTTCGGTGAGCCCGGCCTCGTCGGTGCGGATCCCGGGCGGTCGGCCGGGCATCGAACGGGTCGGCGCCGGGTGGGCGTCGTCCAGCACGGGGGAGTGTTCGATGGGCTGGTCCGGAACGCGGCCCACGCCGGAATGGCCGGGGCCGGAGAGGCGGTGTTCTTCGCTACTGCGGTCCATGCTGATGTCCACACTCTGCTGATTCGTGGTGCGCTGCCCCACCTTGAGCTGGGAGTGTTCCTGCACCGGGATGGTGTTGGTTTCGACGGTGTTCATGGCGGCCCCTCTCGACGGCTGTCCTCTCCTTTTTCCAGCCCAACGCACCTCGTATCGAAAGGTTGCGCCAAACACACGTTCGAGTGAATTATTCGGGAGTTGGCTGACTCGATCAAGGCTTTGTTGTACATCGATTAAATGTTCGAGTCGAAGTCGACTCCGGCAGTTTAGTCCGGGCCGACACGCCAGCGCCTTCGGATCCGCCTCAGACCTACATGTAGTGGCTACAGTCCTCTCCGTGACCCAGTACTTGTGGTTGCGGCGTCAAGATCGGGTTGCCTCGGGTGCCCCGGGATCGCATAGACTCGACCTAGTCCGCACGTCCTGCCAAGGAGGGATCCTCAGGTGCACTGCCCCTTCTGCCGGCACTCCGACAGCCGCGTCGTCGACAGCCGGACCACCGAGGACGGCAGCTGCATCCGCCGCCGACGGCAGTGCCCGGACTGCGGCCGCCGTTTCACCACGGTGGAGACGGCCGCCCTGATGGTCATCAAGCGCAGCGGCGTCACCGAGCCGTTCTCCCGGGAGAAGGTCATCTCCGGAGTCCGCAAGGCCTGCCAGGGCCGCCCGGTCACCGAGGACGCCCTCGCCCAGCTCGGCCAGCGGGTCGAGGAGTGCGTGCGGGCCACCGGCAACGCCGAACTCACGACCCATGACGTCGGGCTGGCCATACTCGGCCCGCTCAAGGAGCTCGACGTCGTCGCCTACCTGCGCTTCGCCAGCGTCTACCAGGCGTACGACGGGCTCGAAGACTTCGAGGCCGCCATCGCGGAACTCCGCGCCGAGCGACCCGTCCCCGAGGCGGACGGCACCTGCGTGCCCGTCCCCGCCGCCGCGCCCTAGCGGCCCGGCCCCACCACCGGCCCCTTCCGGGACCGGCAGCAACCCCACGGCCCTTCCGGGGCCGACGTGTGCCCGAAAACGGCGCACAGACCATGACAAAACGTGCACGGGCGGTCGGGGGGTCCCGTCTGCCCGCACACCGGAAGAGCGAACCAGGCCGTGCCCGGATTTTTCGGTGCACTTCGGGCGTTTGCCCAACCAGGAGGAGGAGCGAGAAGTGACAGACACCACGAGCGGTTCCGCACGCGGGTCGAAGTCCGACAGGACCGGGGCCAAGGGTGCCGGCAAGGCGCCCAAGGGCGGCCTGCGGATCGAGCGCATCCACACCACTCCTGGCGTGCACCCCTATGACGAGGTCCGCTGGGAGCGGCGCGACGTCGTCATGACCAACTGGCGGGACGGCTCGGTCAACTTCGAGCAGCGCGGCGTCGAGTTCCCCGACTCCTGGTCGGTCAACGCCGTGAACATCGTCACGTCCAAGTACTTCCGCGGCGCCGTCGGCACCCCGCAGCGCGAGTGGAGCCTCAAGCAGATCATCGACCGCGTGGTGCTCACCTATCGCGCCGCGGGCGAGAAGAACGGCTACTTCGCCACCCCGGACGACGCCGAGGTCTTCGAGCACGAGCTGACCCACGCCCTCCTCCACCAGGTCTTCAGCTTCAACTCGCCGGTCTGGTTCAACGTCGGCACCAAGCAGCCCCAGCAGGTCTCCGCCTGCTTCATCCTGTCCGTCGACGACTCCATGGACTCGATCCTCGACTGGTACAAGGAAGAGGGGATGATCTTCAAGGGCGGCTCCGGCGCCGGCCTCAACCTCTCCCGGATCCGCTCCTCCAAGGAGCTCCTCTCCTCCGGCGGCAACGCCTCCGGCCCGGTCTCCTTCATGCGCGGCGCCGACGCCTCCGCCGGCACCATCAAGTCCGGCGGCGCCACCCGCCGCGCGGCCAAGATGGTCGTCCTCGACGTCGACCACCCGGACGTCGAGGCCTTCATCGAGACCAAGGTGAAGGAGGAGGAGAAGATCCGCGCCCTGCGCGACGCGGGCTTCGACATGGACCTCGGCGGGGACGACATCACCTCCGTCCAGTACCAGAACGCCAACAACTCGGTCCGGGTCAACGACGAATTCATGACCGCCGTCGAGAACGGCACCGAATTCGGCCTGCGCGCCCGGATGACCGGCGAGGTCATCGAGACCGTCGACGCGAAGAAGCTCTTCCGCAAGATGGCCGAGGCCGCCTGGGCCTGCGCCGACCCCGGCATCCAGTACGACTCCACCATCAACCACTGGCACACCTGCCCGGAGTCGGGCCGGATCAACGCGTCCAACCCCTGCTCCGAGTACATGCACCTGGACAACTCCAGCTGCAACCTCGCCTCGCTCAACC from Kitasatospora sp. NBC_00458 includes:
- the nrdR gene encoding transcriptional regulator NrdR, with protein sequence MHCPFCRHSDSRVVDSRTTEDGSCIRRRRQCPDCGRRFTTVETAALMVIKRSGVTEPFSREKVISGVRKACQGRPVTEDALAQLGQRVEECVRATGNAELTTHDVGLAILGPLKELDVVAYLRFASVYQAYDGLEDFEAAIAELRAERPVPEADGTCVPVPAAAP
- a CDS encoding lysine N(6)-hydroxylase/L-ornithine N(5)-oxygenase family protein — translated: MDTPAPRPGPYDLLGVGIGPFNLSLAALAEPVPGLRTLFCDQRPEFRWHPGMLVDGARMQVPFLADLVSLADPTNPWSFLNHLREQDRLFPFYFTERFQLTRREYDHYCRWAAERLANCRFGTEVTALHWAGDRYRAELRDTATGGLSTVEARHLVLGVGTRPVRPEAFAALDGHPAALHSADYLHRREDLSGARDVTVVGSGQSGAEVFLDLLRRHDGDGVRLRWLTRTRALAPMEYSKLGLEHFTPDYTRYFHGLPEGVRDTLVEAQWQLHKAASAETLAEIHDTLYERTVGRPIGATPVEITPGTAVTDARTGPCGGFELRCRHTDSGVEHVLRTDAVVLATGYRAARPAALEPLAHLVDWDGAGRYRVDLDHRVAMLPEVTGGLYVQNAELHTHGVGTPDLGLGAHRAAVILNAVAGRTVHRLPARTAWTGFAPPPVGPSAGPADGQPSARPGDPPRDRSPDRSPDRAPATDRTSAADRTPAVPRPQEPTRAATAGR
- a CDS encoding ATP-dependent DNA helicase translates to MTNDSESPLPAEDAADAADSAEAPDTPVEAVPRARIPELLHAAVASVGGVERPGQLRMAEAVADAVDHGEHLLVQAGTGTGKSLAYLVPALAHGDRVVVATATLALQRQLVERDLPRTVEALHPVLRRRPLFAMLKGRSNYLCLHRANEGTPSEEGEGLFDPVEAMGGPTGKLGKEVLRLRDWADETETGDRDDMSPGVSDKAWAQLSVTSKECLGATRCAYGQECFAEKARERAKLADVVVTNHAMLAIDAIEGAPVLPEHGLLIVDEAHELVNRVTGAATAELTVGAVNRTVKRAARLANEKAVDALQAAAENYHGLMETAQPGRVEELPEYLAYAVTAIRDAARQVITSLGETRDKGLTDEDAVRKQAMASAETLHETADRLLQDSEYDVVWIDRGDRFGLGTASLRVAPLSVSGLLREGLYKERSVVLTSATLKLGGDFNGVAASVGLSSEARLPDARTPGDNPEAAGEGFGDEPVPQWRGIDVGSPFKYPKQGILYVARHLADPGRDPERPDMLDELTELIGAAGGRTLGLFSSMRGAQTAAEAMRERLDNRVLLQGEDTLGELIREFASDATTCLFGTLSLWQGVDVPGSACQLVVMDRIPFPRPDDPLMSARQKDVEQRGGNGFMAVAATHAALLMAQGAGRLVRAADDRGVVAVLDPRVETKRYGGFFRSSMPEFWYTTDRNQVRRSLAAIDASAEPVRPVAKRG
- the lexA gene encoding transcriptional repressor LexA; this translates as MPGRPPGIRTDEAGLTERQRRVIEVIRDSVQRRGYPPSMREIGQAVGLSSTSSVAHQLMALERKGFLRRDPHRPRAYEVRGVEVARPNTAETAGRPSTSYVPLVGRIAAGGPILAEQTVEDVFPLPRQLVGEGELFALTVRGDSMIEAAICDGDWVTVRRQPVAENGDIVAAMIDGEATVKRLKREDGRIWLMPHNPAYEPINGDNATILGKVVAVLRRL
- a CDS encoding IucA/IucC family protein, producing MPQPPAAEPPLYLPPQLTAGHWQRAGRALLAKMLGEFAYEELIVPVETGTPVDAGAPTGTAAPAGAGAGAGSAAGADYLLKLPDAEYRFTARRGAYGSWFVDPATLHCTRPEGLDPLRLLTYARHTLGLRGDTTGHLVRELTATLIADAHLLATGLTAAELADLGHTELEGRQGGHPWIVPNKGRIGFSASDAARWAPEARTPRPLPWIAVHRRLAEYRGVPGLADPEQLYRRELDDPAALRAPLGPDAGDYLLLPVHPWQWDETVVPLFAPWIASGEIVPLAGDGDLRLPQQSIRSFFNHTRPERCTVKLPLAILNTLVWRGLPTERTLAAPAVTAWIHGLRDADPFLRDECRVVLLGEIASVTVDHPLYRELPEAPYQYKELLGAIWREPLGPALDPGERGRTLAALLQTGTDGRALAAELVARSGLTPAEWTGRLFAAMLPPLLHFLYRYGLVFSPHGENAVVLFDEHDVPVRLAVKDFVDDVNLSDQDLPELRALPAEVDAVLLREDPAGLCQFLHSGLFVGVYRYLAPLLEAQTGLPEEAFWTLLRTEVLRYQERFPALAGRFALFDLFRPRIDRLCLNRNRLLMDGYADRPQRPHAARHGTVPNALVPGGAAPLPGQRDRIVTPAP